A region of the Variovorax sp. 54 genome:
ATCAGGTCGAAGCAGCAGCCCGCGTAGTAAGGCTTGTCCCCGCCATCGACGAAGGGCACCTCGATCGGCTTGCCCTCGTTGCGCCACACATCCCGCTTTCGGTAGCCGGAGCGTGCCAGGTCGGCGAGCAGCTCGTCGTGATGCTGGATGCGGTAGGCGCACACGGCCACGCCGATGCTGTTGAGCGTGTAGATCGTGCGCTCGGGGTGCACGGCCGTGGTGTTCATGACGATGCGCCGGGGCTTCACGGCCAGCGAGGAAAGAATCGCGTCCATGCGTGTCGGCAGGTACTGCAGGCTGCCCGAGACATACAGCACGTCGCAGCCGCTCGCATCGCAGTAGTCGGTGGTGAAGCTCAGTTGCGCAGTCGCCTCGCGCTTGACCGCCATCGCGCGGCCGCTCTCGACCACGCCGGGCACGTCGCACACCGTCCAGCGCAGGGTGTCGGGGTAGGTCAGCACGCGGCGGAAGGCGTAGTACTTGATGCCGACATGCCCGCCCAGGTCGAACACGCGCGTCAGGCCCGCATCGATGGAGCGGCCCAGCCAGAAGAGGCCGGGATAGTCGTAGAAATAGATCTGAGGGCTGTAAAGCTCGCCCGCGTCGGCATTGGCATAGCCGACGGCCTTGGTGGGCGGTGCGCCGGCCTCGGCCGCCTCGAAGCTCTCGAACGACCCCATGAAGAGGTTCTCGTCCGTGTTGTTCAGGAACTTGCGCTTGTAGGCGCTTTCGCGGGGCGGGAAGGCCAGCAGGCTTGAAAGCATCTCTGTCTCCGGTGGCATGCCCATTCTGAGCGCATCCGGGGCTTTCGAGGGCGATAGCCCGGCGCCGTTGGGGCGGTTACCCCATGGAGGTTACATACCGCTCGCCAGTGCCGCCGCCGCCGCCCGCGTCTCCACGCCCAGCTTCTCGAAGATGTGCTCCAGGTGCTTGTTCACCGTGCGCGGGCTGGTGCCCAAAATCTCGCCGATGTCGCGGTTGGTCTTGCCCTTGGCGAGCCACGACAGCACCTCGGTCTCGCGCGGCGTGAGGGCCGCGTCGGCCAGGCGTGCGGCCGGGCCTTCGCGCTGGATGGCGAACAGCAGCATGGTCTCGCCGAGCGCCGCCGCACCCAGGTTGCGCACCGACAGGCGCATGGCCGTGGCGGTGCCGATGGCGATCGACGCGCCCGGCGCCAGCGCAGGTTCTACCGAGGCGGGCAGGCGGCCCGGCGCCACCGGGTCTTCGAGCGCATGCAGCCACAGCGCGGCCTGCGGCGAGCGCCAGGCGATGCGCCCGCGCGTGTCGACGAACACGACGCCCATGCCCGCCACGTCGACCGCGTCGCGCGCCATGCGCGTGATGCGGGCGTTGCGCGTGTGGGTGTGCAGGCGCGCCAACACCTCCTGCGCGCGGATCGGCTTCACCACGTAGTCGACGCCGCCGCACTCGAAGCCCTCGACGACGTGCGCGGTTTCCGACAGGCCGGTCATGAACAGCACCGGGATGTGCGCGAGCGCCGGGTTGGCCTTGATGCGCCGGCAGGTCTCGAAGCCCGAGAGGCCGGGCATGAGGCCGTCGAGCAATATCGCGTCGGGCACCACGAGTTCGAGCCGCTGCAGGGCCGACTCGCCGTCGGCCGCCACCAGCACGGTGTAGCCGCTGGCCTCGAGCGTGTCGCACAGCATGCCCAGGCTGCTGGGGGCGTCGTCGACCACCAGCACGACGGGGCGTTCGGACATGGATTCAGTAGGAGGCGAGGGGGGTGTCTGCATCTTCTGCCAGTGCGTTGCGGAGCGTGTCGAGTTCGAAGCGCGTGACCATGCCGCGCAGCCAGGTGCAGGTGGCGGCCGCGGCGGGCGAGGCCGCGGCCAGCCGGTCGAGCGCGGTGTGCAGGCCGCGCACGTGGCCCATCTGCACCAGGCGCATCAGGTCGGCGCGGTCGTCTTCGCTGAGTGCGAGCAGGGGCGGGCGCTGCGGCGTCGCGTCGGGGTCGGCCGGCGGCGGCAGGGCGTCGCCGATGGCCAGCCATTCGAGGCCCAGGTGCCGCTCCAGCGTGGCGATGAGTTCCGACTCGATCACCGGCTTGCCCACGAAGGCCTGACAGCCCGCGGCGCGCAGCCGGTCGGCCTGGTTCTCGAACATGTTGGCCGAGACGATGATGATCGGCAGCTCGGCGAAGCCCGAGGCCCGCACCGAGCGCGCGGTCTGCCAGCCGTCCATGTCGTCCATCGTCAGGTCGAGCAGGATGGCCGAGGGCAGCTCTTCGCGCAGGCTGTCCAGGCACTCGGTGCCGCTGGCCGCCTCGCGCACCGTGAAGCCCAGCGGCGCGAGCATGCCGGCGAGCATCTGGCGCTGCACCGGCTGGTCGTCCACCACCAGCAGCGTGCGGCGCTCGCCCAGGTAGCCCGACACCGGCTCGCGAGAGCCCGCCTGCGGGCCGGGATCGGCCACCTCACGCAGGTACACGCGCACGCTGAAGGTGCTGCCCGCCGACGAGGTCGACGCCAGCTTGAGCTCGCCGCCCATGAGCGAGGTGAGCAGCCCGGTGATGGTCAGGCCCAGCCCCGTGCCCGGCTCGCCGCGCCGGCGGCCCGCAGCGCCGCGCTCGAAAGGCAGGAAGATGCGCTGGCGGTCTTGCGGCGCCACGCCGATGCCGGTGTCGACCACGTCGAAGCGCAGCACCTCGCGCCGCGCGTCCACATGCAGCGTGACAGTGCCGCTGTCGGTGAAGCGCACGGCGTTGGTCAGCAGGTTGATGAGGATCTGCCGCAGCCACTTCACGTCGGCATGCACCCACGGCGGCAGCCGGCCCGCATGCGTGTAGACAAAGGCCAGGCCCTTGGCCTCGGCCTGCGGTCGCACCATCTGCACCACCTGGTCGAGAAAGGCCGGCAGCGCCAGTGGCGAGGGCTCCAGCTGCAGCCGGCCGGCCTCGATGCGCGCGAGGTCGAGCAGGCCGTCGATGAGGCCCAGCATGTGCTCGCCGCTGCGGTGGATGGTCTGCACCGCCTCGCGCGGCGGCAGGGCCGCATCGCCACCCTTGAGCAGGATCTGCGAGTAGCCCAGGATGCTGTTGAGCGGCGTGCGCAATTCGTGCGTCATGCCGGCCACGTAGCGCGTCTTGGCCTGGTTCGCGGCTTCGGCGGCTTCCTTGGCGGTCTGCAGTGCGGCGTCGGTGCGGCGGTGCGCTTCGATTTCGAGCGCGAGCAGGTTGTTGTGGCGGTTCGATTCCTCTTGTGCCATCTGGCGGCTCTCGCTGCCCAGCACCACCCACCATGCGGCCACGGCGGCGATCACCGAGAGCAGCGCGAACACTTTCAGGAATGCTGTCGCCATCGCCGAATCGATGGTGCCGGCGATGGCCTCCTGCGCGTAGACCACGCCCACCACCGTGGCGAGCAGCGCGATCAGCGAAGTGGCGACCAGCAGGTAGTGCGCGACGCGGAAGTTCAGCCGTGCCGACAGGGCAGGCGGCAGCAGCGCCTGCAGCCAGCCGCTCATCTGCTCGGCGGCGCGCGAGTCGGTCTTGCAGCGGTCGTGGCAGCGCGATTCGAGCGTGCAGCACAGCGAGCAGATCGGCGCGCTGTAGGCCGGGCAGTGGGCCATGTCTTCCGACTCGAAGCTGTTGTCGCACACCGAGCATTTCACGCTCTGGCCCGGCGTCCAGCGGTCGATGTCGGTGCGCGCCAGGTAGTAGCGCCCGCGCGTCTTCCACGCCAGCAGCGGCGACACGAGCATCGCCGTGGCGAGCGCGATGAAGGGCGAGAAGGCCCGCGCCCACTGGCCGAGCGCGCCCGAGTAGGCCAGCATCGCCAGCGCCGCCGCCACCAGCATCGCGACCAGGCCCACGGGGTTGATGTCGTACAGGTGCGCGCGCTTGAACTCGATGGTCTTCGGGCTCCAGCCCAGCGGCTTGTTGATGACCAGGTCGGCCACCAGCGCGCCGACCCAGGCGATGGCGATGTTGCTGTAGAAGCCCAGCACGTGCTCCAGCGCCGCGAACACGCCCAGCGCCATCAGCAAGATCGCGATGGCCACGTTGAACACCAGCCACACCACGCGCCCCGGGTGGCTGTGCGTGAGCCGCGCAAAGAAGTTCGACCACGCCAGCGAGCCCGCATAGGCGTTGGTCAGGTTGATCTTCATCTGCGAGACCACGACGAACAGCACCGTGATGCCCAGCACCCACGCCGGGTCGCGCAGCACGTACGAAAAACCCGTGAGGTACATCTGCGTGGGCTCGATCGCATGGTTCGCTGGAATCTCGTGCTGCAGCGCCAGGAACGCGAGGAACGCGCCGCCCATCATCTTCAGCATGCCCGGCACGATCCAGCCCGGGCCCGCAACCAGCACGGCCGTCCACCAGCGCCCACGGTTGGCGGCGGTCTTCTCGGGCAGAAAGCGCAGGTAGTCGACCTGCTCGCCGATCTGCACCACGAGCGAGAAGGCCACCGTGGCCGCCGCACCGAACATCAGCGGATCGAAGCCGCTGCTGTCCGACGTGCGGCCCACCAGGCCGGTGAAGTCGGCATACAGCTCGGGCTTCTTCACCATCACCGCGATGAAGGGGCAGACGAACAGCACGATCCAGATCGGCTGCGTCCACAGCTGCAGCCCCGAAATCAGCGTGATGCCGCGTGCCACCAGCGGAATGATCACGATCGACGACACCAGGTACAGCAGCCACAGCGGCCAGTCCAGGTACATCTGCAGCGCCAGCGCGAGGATGGCCGCCTCGAGCGCGAAGAAGATGAAGGTGAAGCTCGCGTAGATCAGCGAGGTGAGCGTGGAGCCCAGGTAGCCGAAGCCCGCGCCGCGCGTGAGCAGGTCCATGTCGACGCCGTGCCGTGCGGCGTAGTACGAGATGGGCAGGCCCGTGAGGAAGGTGATGAGCCCCACCACCAGGATCGCCCACAGCGCGTTCGAGAAACCGTAGCTCAGCGCGATCGCGCCGCCGATGGCCTCCAGCGCCAGGAACGAGGTGGCGCCGAAGGCCGCGTTGGCCACGCGGAACTCCGACCACTTGCGAAAGCTGCGCGGCGTGTAGCGCAGCGCGTAGTCCTCCAGCGTTTCGTTCGCGACCCAGGCGTTGTAGTCGCGGCGGATGCGAAAGATCTTCTGTCCGGAGACGGATGTCATGGCGGGTTCTCGCGGCGGCGGCAACGGTGGCATGCGGCAGGTACAGCAAGAAGCGCTCCCTGCTGTCTCCTGCGTTGTCTGGCTCGGGAGTCTGCGGGTGGGGCGGGGCACCGCCGCTACGTTGAATGACGTATTCGCGCAGAGGCAAGTGATTTCTAAAGTACCAGCCATGGTGCTAGCGGCACCGTCCGATGCACTGCGATGGTGCGCGGATCTTCTTTTCAACCACCTGCCTGGAGTTCCTGATGTCGCGTGATTCCGATCCTTCCTCTCTCGATGCCATGGCACTGCGCCGCCGCCGCCTGCTGCAGGGCGCCGCCGCGCTGCCCGTGATGGGCCTGAGCGGCCTGAGCTTCGGCCAGGGGCAGTTCCCCACGGCCAAGGTCAACACCACCAAGCTCGCGGTGACCGACACCGAAGTCACGGTGGGCCAGCTGCATTCGTCCACCGGCACCATGGCCATCTCGGAGACCGGCTCCATCCAGGCCGAGCAACTGGCCATCGACCAGATCAACGCCATGGGCGGCATCCTGGGTCGCAAGATCAAGGTCATCAAGGAAGACGGCGCCTCCGACTGGCCCACCTTCGCCGAGAAGTCGAAGAAGCTGTTGGTCAACGACAAGGTCGCCGCCGTGTTCGGCTGCTGGACCAGCGCCTCGCGCAAGGCCGTGCTGCCGGTGTTCGAGAAGGAAAACGGCCTGCTGTACTACCCGACCTTCTACGAAGGCCTGGAGCAGAGCAAGAACGTGATCTACACGGGCCAGGAGGCCACGCAGCAGATCATCTGGGGCCTGGACTGGGGCGCGAAGGAGAAGAAGGCGAAGACCTTCTTCCTGGTCGGCTCCGACTACATCTGGCCGCGCACCTCGATGAAGATCGCGCGCAAGCACATCGAGAATTTCCAGAAGGGCTCGGTCAAGGGCGAGGAGTACTACCCGCTGGGTCACACCAACTTCAACTCGCTGATCAACAAGATCAAGGTCGCCAAGCCCGACTGCATTTTTGCGGCGGTGGTGGGCGGCTCGAACGTGGCGTTCTACAAGCAGCTCAAGGCCGCGGGCATCACCGGCGACAAGCAGTTCCTGCTGACGCTGGCCGTGACCGAAGACGAAATGACCGGCGTGGGCGGCGAGAACTTCGCGGGCTTCTACTCGTCGATGAAGTACTTCCAGTCGCTGGACAACGAGAACAACAAGAAGTTCGTGGCGGCCTTCAAGGCCAAGTACGGCAAGGACGCGGTGATCGGCGACGTGACGCAGGCGGGCTACCTCGGCCCATGGCTGTGGAAGGCCGCGGTGGAGAAGGCGGGCAGCTTCGACATCGACAAGGTCGTGGCCGGTTCGCCGGGCATCGAGCTGAAGACGGCGCCTGAAGGCTACGTGAAGCTGGATGCGAACCACCATCTGTGGAGCAAGGCGCGCATCGGGCAGGGGCAGCTGGATGGCTCCTTCAAGGTGGTCGCTGAATCGGCCGAGCTGATCAAGCCTGATCCGTTCCCGAAGGGCTACCAGTAAACCGGCCGTAGGCCCTCACCCCAACCCTCTCCCGCGTGCGGGAGAGGGAGCAAATCCAACTCTCCGGAACTTCCGCCATGACTTTGTCGGACATGATGAACATCGGCCTGATGCAGGGCTTCGCGGGGCTGAGCCTCTTCGCGGTGCTGCTGCTCATGGGCCTCGGGCTCGCGATCATCTTCGGGCAGATGGGCGTGATCAACATGGCGCATGGCGAGTTCATGACCATCGGCGCCTACTCGATCTTCCTGGCCGCGCAGGTGACCGAGCGCATGGTGCCCTCGTTCATGCCGTACTACTTTCCGATCGCCATCGGGCTGGCCTTCGTGTTCGCCTTCATCGCGGGCTGGCTTGTGGAATGGGCGCTGATCCGCCACCTGTACAAGCGACCGCTCGACACGCTGCTCGCCACCTGGGGCGTGAGCCTGGGCCTGCAGCAGGTTTTTCGCACCTTCATCGGCCCGAAGGAAGTGAGCCCCACGTTGCCCGAGTGGCTCATGGGTTCGTGGACGCCGCACGAAGGCCTCGACATTCCGATCAACGGCCTGTTCGTGCTGGCGCTCACCGCGCTGGCCACGGGCGGCGTGCTCATCGCGTTGCACAAGAGCCGCTGGGGCCTGCGGGTGCGCGCCACCGTGGCCAACCGCACGATGGCCAACGCCACCGGCATCGACACCCAGAAGACCGACCGCCTCACGTTTGCCATCGGCTGCGGCATTGCCGGCGTGGCGGGCGCGGCCTTCACCACCATCGGCTCGACCGGGCCGACCTCGGGCTCGCTGTACATCGTCGACGCCTTCCTGGTCGTCACCTTCGGCGGCGCGGCCAGCCTGCTGGGTACCGTGGTCTCGGCCTTCGGCATTGCGCAGACGCAGTCGATCTCGGAGTTCTTCATGACCGGCTCGATGGCCAAGGTGCTGACGCTGTCGCTGATTGTTCTCATCTTGATGATGCGACCGCAGGGATTGTTCGCCGTCAAGGTCCGCCGCTGATGAACCCGATTTCTTCCTGGAGAACGTTCCGATGAATTTCATCAAGGCCTCGATCCAGCGCTACCAGCTCGGCAGCCTCCTGCTGCTGGTGCTGCTGCTCGCGGTGGTGCTGCCGCTGTCGCTCGACATCTTTCGCCTCAACCTCGTGGGCAAGTACCTTACCTACGCCTTCGTGGCCGTGGGGCTCGTCATGGTGTGGGGCTACGGCGGCGTGCTGAGCCTGGGGCAGGGCGTGTTCTTCGGCATCGGCGGCTATGCGATGGCGATGTTCCTCAAGCTCGAAGCGTCGGACCCCATCACGACCAAGATCCAGTCGACGCCCGGCATCCCGGACTTCATGGACTGGAACCAGATCACCGAGCTGCCCGCGCTGTGGCTGCCGTTCAAGAGCCTGCCGCTGAGCCTCGCGCTGGTGGTGCTCGCACCGATGGCGCTGGCCTGGCTCGTGAGCTTTGCGATGTTCAAGCGCCGCGTGGGCGGCGTGTACTTCGCGATCATCACGCAGGCGGTGGCGCTCATCTGCACCGTGCTCATCATCGGCCAGCAGGGGTATACGGGCGGCGTGAACGGCATGACCGACCTGAAGACCATGCTGGGTTGGGACACGCGCACCGACAGCGCCAAGTACATCCTCTACTACGTCTGCGTGGGCTTGCTGGTGCTGAGCATCCTGCTGTGCCGCTGGGTGCAGACCAGCAAGCTGGGCACGCTGCTGCTCGCCATGCGCGACAAGGAAGACCGCGTGCGCTTCTCGGGCTACGACGTGTCGAACTTCAAGGTCTTCACCTTCTGCCTGGCGGCCGGGCTCTCGGGCATCGGCGGTGCGATGTTCGCGCTGCAGGTGGGCTTCATGTCGCCGAGCTTCGTGGGCATCGTGCCCTCGATCGAGATGGTGATCTTCTGCGCCGTCGGTGGCCGCATGAGCCTGGTGGGCGCGGTGTATGGCGCGCTGCTGGTGAATGCGGGCAAGACGCTGTTCTCCGAAAGCTTCCCTGACCTGTGGCTCTTTTTGATGGCCGCGCTTTTCATCGGCGTGACCATGGCTTTCCCGATGGGCCTGGCGGGCCTGTGGGAAGACACGATCAAGCCCTGGTGGGCCTCGCGCCGCCAGGCCCTGCGCGACGCCGCGGTGAAGCCGCCGCCCGCCGCCGTGTCGGCCCCTTCCCCTGTCGCCGCGCCGCAGGCCGAGCCCGCCTTGCCCGAAGGCATCGGCCGCCAGCGCGCCTGATCGAACCCGGAGCCCCCACCCCATGAGCAACACCGACTTCGCGCTCGCCGTGGAAGACCTCACCGTCTCCTTCGACGGCTTCAAGGCCATCGACGACCTGACGCTGTACATCGACAAGAGCGAGCTGCGCGTGATCATCGGCCCCAACGGCGCCGGCAAGACCACGCTGCTCGACCTGATCTGCGGCAAGACGCGCGCCAGCGCCGGCAGCATCAAGTTCAAGAACACCGAGCTCACGAAGATGGCCGAGCACAAGCGCGTGCGGCTGGGCATCGGCCGCAAGTTCCAGACGCCGTCGATCTACGAGAACCTCAGCGTGTTCCAGAACCTGGAGGTGTCGTTTCCGAAAGGCCGATCGGTGTTCGGCGCGCTGGCGTTCAAGTGCGACGACGAGGTCAAGTCGAAGGTGCAGGCCGTGGCCGAAGACATCGGCCTGGCCGACAAGCTGCGCACCGAAGCGGGCCTCCTGAGCCACGGCCAGAAGCAATGGCTCGAAATCGGCATGCTGCTGATGCAGGAGCCCGAGCTGCTGATGCTCGACGAACCCATTGCGGGCATGAGCGCGCGCGAACGCGAACTCACGGCCGATCTGCTCAAGCGCATCTGCCAGAACCGCGCCGTGATCGTCATCGAGCACGACATGGCCTTCGTGAAGCAGATTGCGCACAAGGTCACGGTGATGCACCAGGGAAAGATCCTGGCCGAAGGGCCGATGGAGAAGGTGCAGGCCGATCCGAAAGTCATCGATGTCTATCTGGGGCACTAGGGTGAAGCCGAGCTTGTGTTGTCCCCTCTCCCGCTTGCGGGAGAGGGCTAGGGTGAGGGTCGCGGGCCTTCGTCACAGCCAGACCTTTTCCACCGCCCAAAGCCCTCACCCCAGCCCTCTCCCGCAAGCGGGAGAGGGAGCAAGACAGATCAACCCCGCGCTGGAGCCTTTGAAATGAGCACCGTCATGCTGAAGGTCGAAGACCTGCACGTCGCCTACGGCCAGAGCGAGGCCTTGCACGGCCTCTCGTTCGAAGGCCATGCGAACGAAACCATCGCCATCATGGGCCGCAACGGCATGGGCAAGACCACGCTGTTCAAGAGCCTCATGGGCATCCTGCCGCTGAAGAGCGGCCGCATCGAGGTGGCGGGGCAGGACGTGTCGCGCGACGAGAGCTTCAGGCGCGTGGCCAAGGGCATCGCCTACGTGCCGCAGGGCCGGATGATCTTCCCGACGCTGACCGTGGAAGAGAACATCCAGACCGGTCTGGAGAACTCGAAGACCCGGCGCATTCCCGAAGAAATCTACGCGTTGTTCCCCGTGCTGTGGGACATGAAAAGCCGCAAGGGCGGCAACCTCTCAGGCGGCCAGCAGCAGCAGCTTGCG
Encoded here:
- the urtC gene encoding urea ABC transporter permease subunit UrtC — its product is MNFIKASIQRYQLGSLLLLVLLLAVVLPLSLDIFRLNLVGKYLTYAFVAVGLVMVWGYGGVLSLGQGVFFGIGGYAMAMFLKLEASDPITTKIQSTPGIPDFMDWNQITELPALWLPFKSLPLSLALVVLAPMALAWLVSFAMFKRRVGGVYFAIITQAVALICTVLIIGQQGYTGGVNGMTDLKTMLGWDTRTDSAKYILYYVCVGLLVLSILLCRWVQTSKLGTLLLAMRDKEDRVRFSGYDVSNFKVFTFCLAAGLSGIGGAMFALQVGFMSPSFVGIVPSIEMVIFCAVGGRMSLVGAVYGALLVNAGKTLFSESFPDLWLFLMAALFIGVTMAFPMGLAGLWEDTIKPWWASRRQALRDAAVKPPPAAVSAPSPVAAPQAEPALPEGIGRQRA
- a CDS encoding hybrid sensor histidine kinase/response regulator, with translation MTSVSGQKIFRIRRDYNAWVANETLEDYALRYTPRSFRKWSEFRVANAAFGATSFLALEAIGGAIALSYGFSNALWAILVVGLITFLTGLPISYYAARHGVDMDLLTRGAGFGYLGSTLTSLIYASFTFIFFALEAAILALALQMYLDWPLWLLYLVSSIVIIPLVARGITLISGLQLWTQPIWIVLFVCPFIAVMVKKPELYADFTGLVGRTSDSSGFDPLMFGAAATVAFSLVVQIGEQVDYLRFLPEKTAANRGRWWTAVLVAGPGWIVPGMLKMMGGAFLAFLALQHEIPANHAIEPTQMYLTGFSYVLRDPAWVLGITVLFVVVSQMKINLTNAYAGSLAWSNFFARLTHSHPGRVVWLVFNVAIAILLMALGVFAALEHVLGFYSNIAIAWVGALVADLVINKPLGWSPKTIEFKRAHLYDINPVGLVAMLVAAALAMLAYSGALGQWARAFSPFIALATAMLVSPLLAWKTRGRYYLARTDIDRWTPGQSVKCSVCDNSFESEDMAHCPAYSAPICSLCCTLESRCHDRCKTDSRAAEQMSGWLQALLPPALSARLNFRVAHYLLVATSLIALLATVVGVVYAQEAIAGTIDSAMATAFLKVFALLSVIAAVAAWWVVLGSESRQMAQEESNRHNNLLALEIEAHRRTDAALQTAKEAAEAANQAKTRYVAGMTHELRTPLNSILGYSQILLKGGDAALPPREAVQTIHRSGEHMLGLIDGLLDLARIEAGRLQLEPSPLALPAFLDQVVQMVRPQAEAKGLAFVYTHAGRLPPWVHADVKWLRQILINLLTNAVRFTDSGTVTLHVDARREVLRFDVVDTGIGVAPQDRQRIFLPFERGAAGRRRGEPGTGLGLTITGLLTSLMGGELKLASTSSAGSTFSVRVYLREVADPGPQAGSREPVSGYLGERRTLLVVDDQPVQRQMLAGMLAPLGFTVREAASGTECLDSLREELPSAILLDLTMDDMDGWQTARSVRASGFAELPIIIVSANMFENQADRLRAAGCQAFVGKPVIESELIATLERHLGLEWLAIGDALPPPADPDATPQRPPLLALSEDDRADLMRLVQMGHVRGLHTALDRLAAASPAAAATCTWLRGMVTRFELDTLRNALAEDADTPLASY
- a CDS encoding TIGR04325 family methyltransferase, producing the protein MLSSLLAFPPRESAYKRKFLNNTDENLFMGSFESFEAAEAGAPPTKAVGYANADAGELYSPQIYFYDYPGLFWLGRSIDAGLTRVFDLGGHVGIKYYAFRRVLTYPDTLRWTVCDVPGVVESGRAMAVKREATAQLSFTTDYCDASGCDVLYVSGSLQYLPTRMDAILSSLAVKPRRIVMNTTAVHPERTIYTLNSIGVAVCAYRIQHHDELLADLARSGYRKRDVWRNEGKPIEVPFVDGGDKPYYAGCCFDLIV
- the urtE gene encoding urea ABC transporter ATP-binding subunit UrtE, producing the protein MLKVEDLHVAYGQSEALHGLSFEGHANETIAIMGRNGMGKTTLFKSLMGILPLKSGRIEVAGQDVSRDESFRRVAKGIAYVPQGRMIFPTLTVEENIQTGLENSKTRRIPEEIYALFPVLWDMKSRKGGNLSGGQQQQLAIARALVTDPKVLLLDEPTEGIQPSIIKDIAKALNEIRKLRGITIVVSEQVLSFAMDVADRLFVIEGGRLVHETARDKTDVEHIKAYLSV
- the urtB gene encoding urea ABC transporter permease subunit UrtB, whose product is MTLSDMMNIGLMQGFAGLSLFAVLLLMGLGLAIIFGQMGVINMAHGEFMTIGAYSIFLAAQVTERMVPSFMPYYFPIAIGLAFVFAFIAGWLVEWALIRHLYKRPLDTLLATWGVSLGLQQVFRTFIGPKEVSPTLPEWLMGSWTPHEGLDIPINGLFVLALTALATGGVLIALHKSRWGLRVRATVANRTMANATGIDTQKTDRLTFAIGCGIAGVAGAAFTTIGSTGPTSGSLYIVDAFLVVTFGGAASLLGTVVSAFGIAQTQSISEFFMTGSMAKVLTLSLIVLILMMRPQGLFAVKVRR
- a CDS encoding response regulator transcription factor, encoding MQTPPSPPTESMSERPVVLVVDDAPSSLGMLCDTLEASGYTVLVAADGESALQRLELVVPDAILLDGLMPGLSGFETCRRIKANPALAHIPVLFMTGLSETAHVVEGFECGGVDYVVKPIRAQEVLARLHTHTRNARITRMARDAVDVAGMGVVFVDTRGRIAWRSPQAALWLHALEDPVAPGRLPASVEPALAPGASIAIGTATAMRLSVRNLGAAALGETMLLFAIQREGPAARLADAALTPRETEVLSWLAKGKTNRDIGEILGTSPRTVNKHLEHIFEKLGVETRAAAAALASGM
- the urtA gene encoding urea ABC transporter substrate-binding protein encodes the protein MSRDSDPSSLDAMALRRRRLLQGAAALPVMGLSGLSFGQGQFPTAKVNTTKLAVTDTEVTVGQLHSSTGTMAISETGSIQAEQLAIDQINAMGGILGRKIKVIKEDGASDWPTFAEKSKKLLVNDKVAAVFGCWTSASRKAVLPVFEKENGLLYYPTFYEGLEQSKNVIYTGQEATQQIIWGLDWGAKEKKAKTFFLVGSDYIWPRTSMKIARKHIENFQKGSVKGEEYYPLGHTNFNSLINKIKVAKPDCIFAAVVGGSNVAFYKQLKAAGITGDKQFLLTLAVTEDEMTGVGGENFAGFYSSMKYFQSLDNENNKKFVAAFKAKYGKDAVIGDVTQAGYLGPWLWKAAVEKAGSFDIDKVVAGSPGIELKTAPEGYVKLDANHHLWSKARIGQGQLDGSFKVVAESAELIKPDPFPKGYQ
- the urtD gene encoding urea ABC transporter ATP-binding protein UrtD, with protein sequence MSNTDFALAVEDLTVSFDGFKAIDDLTLYIDKSELRVIIGPNGAGKTTLLDLICGKTRASAGSIKFKNTELTKMAEHKRVRLGIGRKFQTPSIYENLSVFQNLEVSFPKGRSVFGALAFKCDDEVKSKVQAVAEDIGLADKLRTEAGLLSHGQKQWLEIGMLLMQEPELLMLDEPIAGMSARERELTADLLKRICQNRAVIVIEHDMAFVKQIAHKVTVMHQGKILAEGPMEKVQADPKVIDVYLGH